The sequence below is a genomic window from Bradyrhizobium septentrionale.
GGGAATCCGGTACGGCGGCAGGGTTGCGAGGTCGACGCCGTCGAACGTGACCTTGCCGGCGAACAGTTTGACGAGGCCGGAGACGGCGCGCAGCGTCGTGCTCTTGCCGGCGCCGTTGGCGCCGAGCAGGCCGACGGCTTCGCCTTCGCCGATCGAGATGCTGACATCGGTGATGGCGGGGACCGAGCCGTAGCTGGCGCTGACGTGGGACAGCTCAAGCATGGGCGTCCCCCTGTGCCGGCGGATGCACGTAGGAGCCGAGATAGGCGCGGATCACTTCGGGATTCTCCACGATCTCCTTCGGCGCGCCCTCGGCGATCTTCTGGCCGTGATCGAGCACCACGATGTGGCGCGCCACCGCCATGATCGCGCGCATCACATGCTCGACGATCACGATGGTCAGGCCGCTGGCGGAAAGCTTCTTCACCAGCGCCACAGCCTGGTCGATCTCCGATGGATTGAGTCCGGCCATCACCTCGTCGAGCAGCAGGATCTTCGGCTGCGTCGCCAGCGCGCGCGCCATTTCCAGCCGGCGCTGGTCGATGGTGGTGAGGTCCTTGGCAGCCGTCTGCTCCCTGGCGCCGAGGCCGACGAACTCGATTGCCTCCAGCGCCTTCTTTTGCGCGGCGGCAACATGCCGGTCGCGCAGGAAGGCGCCGGTCATCACATTGGCGAGCACCGTCATCGCGCCGAACGGCTTTGCCACCTGGAATGTGCGGGCGAGGCCGAGCGCGCAAACGTCATGCGGCTTGAGCCCCACGACCTCCTGGCCGAAGGCGAGCACCGAGCCGGAGTCCGGCCGGTGAAACCCCGTGATCAAATGAAAGCTCGTGGTCTTGCCAGCGCCGTTCGGCCCGATCAGCGCGACCGTCTCGTTCTCCTGCACCGTGAAGCTGACGTCCTGCACGGCGCGCAAGCCGCCGAAGCGCTTGCTGAGACCCTTGATGACCAGTGCTTCTGCCATCGTTGGCGACCTCAGGCGCGCGCCGGCTTGCGCCGGATGGTGCG
It includes:
- a CDS encoding ABC transporter ATP-binding protein, with amino-acid sequence MAEALVIKGLSKRFGGLRAVQDVSFTVQENETVALIGPNGAGKTTSFHLITGFHRPDSGSVLAFGQEVVGLKPHDVCALGLARTFQVAKPFGAMTVLANVMTGAFLRDRHVAAAQKKALEAIEFVGLGAREQTAAKDLTTIDQRRLEMARALATQPKILLLDEVMAGLNPSEIDQAVALVKKLSASGLTIVIVEHVMRAIMAVARHIVVLDHGQKIAEGAPKEIVENPEVIRAYLGSYVHPPAQGDAHA